The Enterobacter asburiae genome window below encodes:
- the bepA gene encoding beta-barrel assembly-enhancing protease, which translates to MFRQLRKTLVATLIAAVTVGQVLPAFADSSDSLPDMGTTAGSTLSIGQEMQMGDYYVRQLRGSAPLINDPLLVQYINGLGMRLVSHADSVKTPFHFYLINNDEINAFAFFGGNVVLHSALFRYSDNESQLASVMAHEISHVTQRHLARAMEDQKRNAPLTWVGALGSILLAMASPQAGMAALTGTLAGTRQGMISFTQQNEQEADRIGIQVLQRSGFDPQAMPSFLEKLLDQARYSSRPPEILLTHPLPESRLSDARNRANQMRPVVVQSSQDFYMAKVRTLGMYNSGRNQLTSDLLDSLAKGNVREKNAAQYGQALQAMEASKYDEARKALQPLLAADPNNPWYLDLSTDIDLGQKKTADAINRLKGAKDVRTNPVLQLNLANAYLQGGQPGEAATILNRYTFNNKDDQNGWDLLAQAEAQLGNRDQELAARAEGFALVGRLDQAISTLSSASSQVKLGSLQQARYDARIDQLRALQQRFKPYEKM; encoded by the coding sequence ATGTTCAGGCAGTTGAGAAAAACACTGGTTGCAACACTGATTGCCGCGGTGACGGTCGGTCAGGTGTTGCCCGCTTTTGCTGACTCGTCCGATTCATTGCCGGACATGGGCACCACAGCAGGAAGCACGCTCTCTATTGGGCAAGAGATGCAAATGGGGGATTACTATGTTCGCCAGCTGCGCGGCAGCGCCCCGCTGATCAACGACCCTTTGCTGGTACAGTACATTAACGGGCTGGGGATGCGCCTGGTTTCGCACGCCGACTCGGTAAAAACGCCCTTCCACTTCTATTTAATTAATAACGACGAAATCAACGCCTTCGCCTTCTTTGGCGGTAACGTGGTGCTGCATTCGGCGTTATTCCGTTACTCTGACAACGAAAGCCAGCTGGCCTCGGTAATGGCGCACGAAATTTCGCACGTCACCCAGCGCCACCTGGCGCGCGCCATGGAAGACCAGAAACGTAACGCCCCCCTCACCTGGGTGGGCGCGCTGGGCTCTATTCTGCTGGCGATGGCCAGCCCGCAGGCCGGGATGGCGGCCCTGACCGGTACGCTGGCGGGAACGCGTCAGGGTATGATCAGCTTTACCCAGCAAAATGAACAGGAAGCGGACCGCATCGGGATTCAGGTGCTGCAGCGTTCGGGCTTTGACCCGCAGGCCATGCCTAGCTTCCTGGAAAAACTGCTCGATCAGGCGCGTTACTCTTCCCGTCCGCCGGAAATTCTGCTGACCCACCCGTTACCTGAAAGCCGACTGTCGGACGCGCGTAACCGCGCCAACCAGATGCGTCCGGTCGTGGTCCAGTCATCACAGGATTTCTACATGGCGAAAGTGAGAACGCTTGGGATGTACAATTCCGGGCGTAACCAGCTCACCAGCGACCTGCTGGATTCCCTGGCGAAAGGCAACGTGCGTGAGAAAAACGCCGCGCAGTATGGTCAGGCGCTCCAGGCGATGGAAGCCAGCAAATACGACGAGGCGCGTAAAGCGCTGCAGCCGCTTCTGGCAGCCGACCCGAACAACCCGTGGTACCTCGATCTGTCGACGGATATCGATCTGGGGCAGAAGAAAACGGCCGATGCGATTAACCGTCTGAAAGGGGCGAAAGACGTCCGCACCAACCCGGTGCTGCAGCTTAACCTGGCGAACGCTTACTTACAGGGCGGTCAGCCTGGCGAAGCGGCAACCATTCTGAACCGCTACACCTTCAACAATAAAGACGATCAAAACGGCTGGGATCTGCTTGCTCAGGCGGAAGCCCAGCTCGGCAACCGCGATCAGGAGCTGGCGGCGCGTGCCGAAGGTTTTGCCCTGGTGGGCCGCCTCGATCAGGCGATTTCCACGCTCAGCAGCGCCAGCTCGCAGGTCAAGCTCGGCAGCCTCCAGCAGGCCCGTTACGACGCGCGTATCGATCAGCTGCGCGCCCTGCAGCAGCGCTTTAAGCCGTACGAGAAGATGTAA
- the arsC gene encoding arsenate reductase (glutaredoxin) (This arsenate reductase requires both glutathione and glutaredoxin to convert arsenate to arsenite, after which the efflux transporter formed by ArsA and ArsB can extrude the arsenite from the cell, providing resistance.), with the protein MTDAVKIYHNPRCSKSRDTLSLLKSNGVEPEVVLYLDTPPDAQTLRQLLHMLGMGSARELMRQKEDLYKSLNLGDSRLTEAELIQAMVENPKLIERPIVVANGQARIGRPPEDVLEIL; encoded by the coding sequence ATGACAGACGCTGTAAAAATTTATCACAACCCTCGCTGCTCCAAGAGCCGCGATACCCTGAGCCTGCTGAAGTCTAACGGCGTGGAGCCGGAAGTGGTGCTGTACCTCGACACCCCACCTGACGCGCAAACCCTCCGCCAGCTGCTGCACATGCTGGGAATGGGCAGTGCAAGAGAGCTGATGCGCCAGAAAGAAGATCTGTATAAGTCGCTTAACCTGGGTGACAGCCGCCTCACCGAGGCTGAGCTGATCCAGGCGATGGTTGAAAATCCAAAGCTGATTGAGCGCCCGATTGTGGTGGCGAACGGCCAGGCGCGCATTGGTCGCCCGCCGGAAGACGTGCTCGAGATCCTCTAG
- a CDS encoding helix-turn-helix domain-containing protein yields the protein MEIKLHANATTTPRIRRYLQQSDKSDRELAAELGISVTTVRRWRNREQVSDNYTTPKVIYKALRQEQVALVNALRDITGAPLDELLQMVNSGLGIAVSRATLNRYLKPASAKQKGATLQGKKALKAGIVPQKLLLHHQPLSLHMDDGGEQHLLWAREPVSGWCYARLYAGISPQLLAHWANDALEACPADIQSVETFGFEVKLKERNATVTVHPRQYRAVQVALPLCEIIPRLNSEPAGELLIQLCEFYNRGKAQKKLGESTPQAFLEALRHKD from the coding sequence ATGGAAATTAAACTGCATGCTAATGCCACCACGACGCCGCGCATCCGTCGCTATCTCCAGCAGTCAGACAAAAGCGATAGGGAGCTGGCCGCTGAGCTGGGCATTTCGGTCACTACCGTCAGGCGCTGGCGCAACCGCGAGCAGGTTTCGGATAACTACACGACGCCAAAAGTGATATACAAAGCATTGAGACAGGAGCAGGTTGCGCTGGTCAATGCCCTGCGGGATATCACGGGTGCCCCGCTGGACGAACTGCTGCAGATGGTCAATAGCGGACTCGGGATCGCCGTCTCCCGCGCGACCCTGAACCGCTACCTCAAACCGGCTTCGGCTAAGCAGAAGGGCGCGACGTTGCAGGGGAAAAAGGCGCTGAAGGCAGGCATCGTGCCGCAAAAACTCCTGTTACATCATCAGCCTTTGTCGCTGCATATGGACGATGGCGGGGAACAGCATCTGCTCTGGGCGCGTGAACCCGTGAGCGGCTGGTGCTACGCCCGGCTGTACGCGGGCATTTCTCCGCAGCTGCTGGCCCACTGGGCGAACGACGCGCTGGAAGCCTGTCCGGCTGATATTCAATCTGTTGAGACTTTTGGTTTCGAGGTGAAGCTAAAGGAGCGCAATGCCACCGTAACGGTGCATCCACGGCAATACCGCGCCGTTCAGGTTGCTCTGCCGCTATGTGAAATCATCCCACGTCTGAACAGTGAACCGGCAGGCGAGCTGTTGATCCAGCTGTGCGAATTTTACAACCGGGGAAAAGCGCAGAAAAAGCTGGGAGAGAGTACGCCGCAGGCCTTTCTGGAAGCGCTGCGGCATAAGGACTAG
- the celB gene encoding PTS cellobiose transporter subunit IIC, producing MNNVLGFLEAKLMPLAAKTAQQRHLGAIRGAYVSFMPFIIVGSILLVISSFPNQAYQQFMSQAFGESWSAIIEIPFNAVFSTMSLFISFLVAFRLAEHYGEDRISCGILALVAFLILTPFIKVAENGGITVIPVEWIGSKGLFVAMIGSLLWTELFCWLKRKKLVIKMPDGVPPAVQESFAALIPALLVMILVLGIRIVFENTHYNTIHQFIYEVVATPVRHYGTSYFGALMTVFSITILWSVGINSGSMINGIIRPLWMENQTDNIAAIQSGTTPPHIITEQFFDMIWMGGAGATLSLVIAMLIFARSKNMREVARLGAGASVFNINEPILFGLPVIMNPIILIPFNLVPLVLVTVQYAAMKIGAVAVTTGVFIPWTLPPVISGFIVTGHLSGSVMQLINLLIGAMLYLPFMRIVDKQYRAAEMATVTRTDTTLAKQE from the coding sequence ATGAACAATGTTCTGGGATTTCTCGAAGCAAAACTGATGCCGCTGGCGGCCAAAACGGCCCAGCAGCGTCATCTTGGGGCCATTCGCGGCGCCTACGTGTCATTCATGCCGTTTATCATCGTCGGCTCTATTCTGCTGGTGATCTCGTCGTTCCCAAATCAAGCCTATCAGCAGTTTATGTCTCAGGCCTTTGGCGAGAGCTGGAGCGCCATTATCGAAATCCCGTTCAACGCGGTGTTCTCCACCATGTCGCTGTTCATCAGCTTCCTGGTCGCCTTCCGCCTGGCGGAACACTACGGTGAAGACCGCATCTCCTGCGGCATCCTGGCGCTGGTTGCCTTTCTCATCCTGACGCCCTTTATCAAAGTGGCGGAAAACGGCGGTATCACCGTCATTCCGGTGGAGTGGATTGGCAGCAAAGGGCTGTTCGTGGCGATGATTGGTTCCCTGCTGTGGACGGAGCTGTTCTGCTGGCTCAAGCGCAAAAAACTGGTGATCAAAATGCCGGACGGCGTGCCTCCGGCGGTGCAGGAGTCGTTCGCCGCGCTGATCCCGGCCCTGCTGGTGATGATTCTGGTGCTGGGTATCCGCATCGTTTTTGAAAACACCCACTACAACACCATCCACCAGTTTATTTACGAAGTGGTTGCCACGCCGGTGCGCCACTACGGCACCTCTTACTTTGGCGCGCTGATGACGGTGTTCAGCATCACCATTCTGTGGTCAGTGGGCATTAACTCCGGCTCGATGATCAACGGCATCATTCGCCCGCTGTGGATGGAGAACCAGACCGACAACATCGCCGCGATTCAGTCAGGCACGACGCCGCCGCACATTATTACTGAACAGTTTTTTGACATGATCTGGATGGGCGGCGCGGGGGCCACGCTGTCGCTGGTGATTGCGATGCTGATTTTCGCCCGCAGCAAAAACATGCGTGAAGTGGCGCGCCTCGGCGCCGGGGCGTCGGTGTTTAACATCAACGAACCGATCCTGTTTGGCCTGCCGGTGATCATGAACCCGATCATCCTTATCCCGTTCAACCTGGTGCCGCTGGTGCTGGTCACCGTGCAGTATGCGGCGATGAAGATTGGCGCGGTTGCCGTCACCACCGGGGTGTTTATTCCCTGGACGCTGCCGCCGGTTATCAGCGGCTTTATCGTTACCGGACACCTGAGCGGCAGCGTGATGCAGCTTATCAACCTGCTGATTGGCGCCATGCTGTATCTGCCTTTCATGCGTATCGTGGACAAACAGTACCGCGCGGCGGAAATGGCCACCGTTACGCGAACCGACACCACCCTTGCAAAACAGGAGTAA
- a CDS encoding N(4)-(beta-N-acetylglucosaminyl)-L-asparaginase — translation MWGIIATWRMALEGVTESASALAAGKPVSAAVVDAVAAVEDFPFYKSVGYGGLPTENGEVELDAAYMDGDTLAFGAVGNLVDIANPVRVAHALSRQRYNSLLVGQGAREWALSQGFADKTMLTDRAMQHYRKRCRETLDKGLSPYDGHDTVGIIGLDKQGSMSVATSTSGLFMKKRGRLGDSPIIGSGFYCDSETGAATATGVGEDLMKGCTSYEIVRRMAQGMTPQQAADSVVFELEDKLMSRFGRAGDLSVVCMNNRGEFGAATNIKTFSFVVATARQPLTVFRTERLREKTHYYAVDDEWMQAYAARIRAPIEES, via the coding sequence ATGTGGGGAATTATCGCGACCTGGAGAATGGCGCTTGAAGGCGTTACGGAGTCTGCGTCTGCGCTGGCTGCGGGTAAACCGGTCTCCGCGGCAGTAGTTGATGCCGTCGCCGCCGTCGAAGACTTTCCGTTTTATAAATCCGTCGGCTACGGCGGGCTGCCCACCGAAAATGGCGAGGTGGAGCTGGACGCCGCCTACATGGACGGCGATACGCTAGCGTTTGGTGCCGTGGGCAACCTGGTGGATATCGCCAACCCGGTGCGCGTGGCGCATGCGTTAAGCCGCCAGCGCTACAACAGCCTGCTGGTCGGCCAGGGCGCGCGGGAATGGGCGCTGAGCCAGGGCTTTGCCGACAAAACCATGCTCACTGACCGCGCCATGCAGCACTACCGCAAACGCTGCCGCGAAACGCTGGATAAGGGCTTAAGCCCTTACGACGGGCATGACACCGTCGGCATTATCGGCCTCGATAAGCAGGGCTCGATGAGCGTCGCCACCTCCACCAGCGGCCTGTTCATGAAAAAACGCGGTCGACTCGGCGATTCGCCCATTATCGGCTCCGGCTTTTACTGCGACAGCGAAACCGGCGCCGCCACCGCCACGGGCGTCGGTGAAGATCTGATGAAAGGCTGCACCAGCTACGAAATCGTCCGCCGCATGGCGCAGGGTATGACGCCGCAGCAGGCGGCAGATTCCGTGGTGTTCGAACTGGAGGACAAGCTGATGTCGCGCTTTGGCCGCGCGGGCGATCTCTCCGTGGTGTGCATGAACAACAGGGGCGAATTCGGGGCCGCCACCAACATAAAAACCTTCTCGTTCGTGGTGGCGACGGCTCGCCAGCCCCTCACCGTTTTTCGTACCGAACGCCTGCGGGAGAAAACGCATTATTACGCCGTAGACGATGAGTGGATGCAGGCCTATGCCGCGCGGATCCGCGCGCCGATTGAGGAGTCATGA
- a CDS encoding leucyl aminopeptidase family protein yields the protein MITYQFINALSDAAPQSHLIASATCTHLPETALVAEMRESASIADTRFGCAPFARITLLPDALWQDSLTEGLLAALRPLLASPVSPELILDVTDIDDVVLAQVLRFLFNQAHRLSDLQLKKTCDSVRLERITALCLPEQQDRLAAIFRQQQAIAQGMVAARRLADIPSDRCTPQFVVEEAQRLCAAFPALRCEALDEKQIVEHGLGLLHAVGKGATCPPRLLAIHYDGVNDGPVRCYVGKGITFDTGGLWLKEGAGMYTMKYDMCGAANVLGLMLTVAELGLPVRIMGVLALAENAIGPDAMQPGTVATACNGTTVEINNTDAEGRLVLADAIAWASQRHPQARYIIDMATLTGAVVKALGYELSGLMTQDEPLRAALTIAGKQSGDEVWSLPLDARLKKQTDSAIADLCNTPTNNAAISASAAWLLHHFCPPTIPWAHLDISGTALWRENGRSVASGRPIPLLVEHLLGDV from the coding sequence ATGATTACGTATCAGTTTATCAACGCGCTTTCTGACGCGGCTCCGCAAAGCCATTTGATTGCGTCCGCCACCTGTACGCATTTGCCCGAAACGGCGCTTGTCGCGGAAATGCGCGAGTCTGCCAGCATCGCTGACACCCGCTTTGGCTGCGCCCCGTTTGCCCGGATCACCCTGCTGCCCGATGCGCTCTGGCAGGATAGCCTGACCGAAGGATTACTGGCGGCGCTGCGTCCGCTGCTGGCCTCGCCCGTCAGCCCCGAGCTGATACTGGACGTGACTGATATCGACGATGTGGTCCTGGCGCAGGTGCTGCGTTTTCTCTTTAATCAGGCGCACAGGCTGAGCGATTTGCAGTTGAAGAAAACCTGTGACAGCGTCCGTCTTGAACGCATCACCGCGCTCTGTTTACCCGAACAGCAGGACCGACTAGCGGCTATTTTCCGCCAGCAGCAGGCCATCGCCCAAGGCATGGTCGCTGCGCGACGTCTGGCGGATATCCCGTCCGACCGCTGCACGCCGCAGTTTGTGGTGGAAGAGGCGCAAAGGCTCTGTGCCGCCTTTCCTGCCCTGCGGTGTGAAGCACTGGATGAAAAGCAGATCGTTGAGCACGGTCTGGGGCTGCTGCACGCCGTCGGCAAAGGGGCGACCTGTCCGCCGCGCCTGCTGGCGATCCATTATGACGGCGTCAACGACGGCCCGGTGCGCTGCTATGTGGGTAAAGGCATTACCTTTGATACCGGCGGCCTGTGGCTGAAGGAAGGCGCGGGCATGTACACCATGAAGTACGACATGTGCGGCGCGGCTAACGTGCTGGGCCTGATGCTGACCGTCGCAGAGCTGGGGCTTCCCGTTCGCATCATGGGCGTGCTGGCGCTGGCGGAAAATGCCATCGGTCCGGACGCCATGCAGCCCGGCACGGTAGCAACGGCCTGCAACGGGACCACCGTTGAAATCAACAACACCGATGCCGAAGGCCGACTGGTGCTGGCGGACGCCATCGCCTGGGCCAGCCAGCGCCATCCGCAGGCGCGCTATATTATTGATATGGCGACCTTAACCGGCGCGGTCGTGAAGGCGCTGGGGTATGAGCTGAGCGGGCTGATGACGCAGGATGAACCGCTGCGCGCGGCGCTAACGATAGCGGGTAAGCAGAGCGGCGATGAAGTGTGGTCCCTGCCGCTGGACGCTCGGCTGAAAAAGCAGACCGACAGCGCGATTGCCGATCTGTGCAATACGCCGACCAACAATGCGGCGATCAGCGCCTCGGCGGCGTGGCTGCTGCATCACTTCTGCCCGCCGACCATTCCGTGGGCCCATCTGGACATTAGCGGTACGGCGCTGTGGCGAGAAAACGGACGGAGCGTGGCGTCGGGAAGACCGATTCCACTTTTGGTTGAGCACTTGCTGGGGGATGTCTAG
- a CDS encoding DnaA inactivator Hda, with amino-acid sequence MNGPAQLSLPLYLPDDETFASFWPGDNPSLLAALQNVLRQDHSGYIYIWSREGAGRSHLLHAACAELSARGDAVGYVPLDKRTWFVPEVLEGMEHLSLVCIDNIECVAGDEPWEMAIFNLYNRILESGKTRLLITGDRPPRQLNLGLPDLASRLDWGQIYKLQPLSDEDKLQALQLRAKQRGFELPEDVGRFLLKRLDREMRTLFDTLDQLDRASITAQRKLTIPFVKDILKL; translated from the coding sequence CTGAACGGACCGGCACAGCTTTCTCTGCCACTCTATCTCCCTGACGACGAAACTTTCGCGAGTTTCTGGCCGGGTGATAACCCCTCTTTACTGGCTGCACTGCAAAACGTGCTGCGCCAGGATCACAGCGGATACATCTATATCTGGTCACGCGAAGGCGCGGGGCGCAGCCACCTGCTGCATGCCGCCTGTGCGGAGCTTTCGGCGCGCGGTGATGCGGTAGGCTACGTGCCGCTGGATAAACGCACCTGGTTCGTGCCTGAGGTGCTGGAGGGAATGGAACATCTCTCGCTGGTCTGCATCGATAATATCGAATGCGTGGCGGGTGATGAGCCGTGGGAAATGGCGATCTTTAACCTCTACAATCGCATTCTGGAATCGGGTAAAACCCGGCTGCTGATCACCGGCGATCGTCCGCCTCGCCAGCTCAATCTGGGGCTGCCGGACCTGGCGTCTCGTCTGGACTGGGGACAAATCTATAAGCTCCAGCCGCTGTCGGATGAAGATAAGCTTCAGGCGTTACAGCTGCGCGCAAAGCAGCGTGGGTTTGAGCTGCCGGAGGACGTGGGGCGCTTCCTGCTCAAGCGCCTGGACAGGGAAATGCGCACGCTGTTTGACACGCTCGATCAGCTCGATCGCGCCTCCATTACCGCCCAGCGCAAGCTGACCATTCCGTTTGTGAAAGATATTCTCAAGCTGTAG
- the uraA gene encoding uracil permease → MTRRAIGVSERPPLLQTIPLSLQHLFAMFGATVLVPILFHINPATVLLFNGIGTLLYLFICKGKIPAYLGSSFAFISPVLLLLPLGYEVALGGFIMCGVLFCVVSFIVKKAGTGWLDVMFPPAAMGAIVAVIGLELAGVAANMAGLLPADGQSPDSKTIIISLVTLGVTVFGSVLFRGFMAIIPILIGVLAGYALSFAMGVVDTTPIAQAHWFALPTFYTPRFEWFAIFTILPAALVVIAEHVGHLVVTANIVKRDLIRDPGLHRSMFANGFSTIISGFFGSTPNTTYGENIGVMAITRVYSTWVIGGAAIIAILLSCVGKLAAAIQIIPVPVMGGVSLLLYGVIGASGIRVLIESKVDYSKAQNLILTSVILIIGVSGAKVHIGAAELKGMALATIVGVGLSLIFKLISVIRPEEEILDADDSEKAPH, encoded by the coding sequence ATGACGCGCCGTGCTATCGGGGTGAGTGAAAGACCGCCGCTTTTACAGACTATCCCGCTTAGTTTGCAGCACCTGTTCGCCATGTTTGGCGCAACCGTGCTGGTGCCAATCCTGTTCCACATTAACCCGGCCACCGTGCTGCTGTTCAACGGCATCGGTACGCTGCTGTACCTCTTTATCTGTAAAGGCAAAATCCCGGCGTATCTCGGTTCGAGCTTCGCCTTTATTTCGCCGGTGTTACTGCTGCTGCCGCTGGGTTATGAAGTCGCGCTGGGCGGCTTTATCATGTGTGGCGTCCTGTTCTGCGTGGTGTCCTTCATTGTGAAAAAAGCCGGTACCGGCTGGCTGGACGTGATGTTCCCGCCTGCGGCGATGGGGGCAATCGTTGCGGTCATCGGTCTGGAGCTGGCGGGCGTCGCGGCGAATATGGCCGGTCTGCTGCCTGCTGACGGCCAGTCACCGGATTCCAAAACCATTATCATCTCGCTGGTAACGCTGGGCGTAACGGTGTTTGGCTCCGTGCTGTTCCGCGGCTTCATGGCGATTATCCCGATCCTGATCGGCGTGCTGGCGGGCTATGCGCTCTCCTTCGCGATGGGCGTGGTGGACACCACCCCGATTGCTCAGGCGCACTGGTTCGCCCTGCCGACCTTCTATACGCCACGCTTTGAATGGTTTGCTATTTTCACCATTCTGCCTGCGGCGCTGGTGGTGATTGCGGAGCACGTCGGCCACCTGGTGGTGACGGCGAACATCGTTAAGCGCGATTTAATCCGCGACCCGGGCCTGCACCGCTCCATGTTTGCGAACGGTTTCTCCACCATCATCTCCGGTTTCTTTGGCTCCACGCCAAACACCACCTACGGCGAGAACATCGGCGTGATGGCGATTACCCGCGTCTACAGTACCTGGGTTATCGGCGGCGCGGCGATCATCGCCATTCTGCTCTCCTGCGTCGGCAAGCTGGCGGCAGCGATTCAGATCATTCCGGTGCCGGTAATGGGCGGCGTTTCTCTGCTGCTGTACGGCGTGATCGGCGCTTCCGGTATTCGCGTGCTGATTGAATCCAAAGTGGATTACAGCAAGGCGCAGAACCTGATCCTGACCTCGGTGATCCTGATTATCGGCGTGAGCGGCGCGAAGGTGCACATTGGTGCGGCCGAGCTGAAGGGCATGGCGCTGGCGACCATCGTCGGCGTGGGCCTGAGCCTGATTTTCAAACTGATCTCAGTCATCCGCCCGGAAGAAGAAATTCTCGACGCGGACGACAGCGAAAAAGCGCCACATTGA
- the upp gene encoding uracil phosphoribosyltransferase: protein MKIVEVKHPLVKHKLGLMREHDISTKRFRELASEVGSLLTYEATSDLETEKVTIEGWNGPVQVEQIKGKKITVVPILRAGLGMMEGVLEHVPSARISVVGIYRNEETLEPVPYFQKLVSNIDERMALVVDPMLATGGSMIATIDLLKNAGCNSIKVLVLVAAPEGIAALEKAHPDVELYTASIDQGLNEHGYIIPGLGDAGDKIFGTK, encoded by the coding sequence ATGAAGATTGTGGAAGTGAAACACCCACTCGTTAAACACAAGTTGGGCCTGATGCGTGAGCATGACATCAGCACGAAGCGTTTTCGCGAACTGGCATCTGAAGTCGGCAGCCTGCTGACCTACGAAGCGACCTCTGATCTGGAAACAGAAAAAGTCACCATCGAAGGCTGGAACGGCCCGGTGCAGGTGGAGCAGATCAAAGGTAAGAAAATTACCGTGGTGCCAATTCTGCGTGCTGGTCTCGGCATGATGGAAGGCGTGCTGGAGCACGTGCCAAGCGCGCGTATCAGCGTGGTGGGTATCTACCGTAACGAAGAAACCCTTGAGCCGGTTCCTTATTTCCAGAAGCTGGTGTCTAACATCGACGAGCGCATGGCGCTGGTGGTTGACCCAATGCTCGCGACCGGTGGCTCTATGATCGCTACCATCGACCTGCTGAAAAACGCGGGCTGTAACAGCATTAAGGTGCTGGTACTGGTTGCCGCTCCGGAAGGGATCGCGGCGCTGGAAAAAGCGCACCCGGACGTTGAGCTGTATACCGCCTCTATCGACCAGGGCCTGAACGAGCACGGGTACATCATCCCGGGGCTCGGCGATGCCGGCGATAAGATCTTTGGTACGAAATAA
- a CDS encoding 6-phospho-beta-glucosidase: MSGFKADFLWGGAVAAHQLEGGWKEGGKGVSVADVMTAGAHGVPREITNGVLEGKNYPNHEAIDFYHRYKEDIKLFAEMGFKCFRTSIAWTRIFPKGDELEPNEAGLKFYDDLFDECLKHGIEPVITLSHFEMPFHLVTEYGGWRNRKLIDFFVRFAKVVFQRYQHKVKYWMTFNEINNQANFHEDFAPFTNSGLKYAPGEDREPVMFQAAHYELVASALAVKAGREINPSLQIGCMIAMCPIYPLTCAPDDMMMAMNAMHRRYWFTDVHVRGRYPQHLLNYFERRGFALDITEEDKAALAQGCVDYIGFSYYMSFATKATPDNPQLDYDESKSLVSNPYVQKSDWGWQIDPVGLRYSLNWFWDHYQLPLFIVENGFGAIDVQESDGTVNDQYRIDYLAAHIREMKKAVVEDGVDLMGYTPWGCIDLVSAGTGEMKKRYGFIFVDKDNEGNGTLNRSKKKSFGWYKQVIASNGDNL, encoded by the coding sequence ATGTCAGGATTTAAAGCAGATTTTCTGTGGGGCGGGGCCGTTGCGGCGCACCAGCTGGAAGGCGGCTGGAAAGAGGGCGGCAAGGGCGTGAGCGTGGCCGATGTGATGACCGCTGGCGCGCACGGCGTGCCGCGTGAAATCACCAACGGCGTGCTGGAGGGGAAAAATTACCCTAACCATGAAGCCATTGATTTCTACCACCGCTATAAAGAAGACATCAAACTCTTTGCCGAGATGGGCTTCAAATGCTTCCGCACCTCTATTGCCTGGACGCGGATCTTCCCGAAAGGCGACGAGCTTGAGCCTAACGAGGCTGGCCTGAAATTCTATGACGATCTGTTCGACGAATGTCTGAAGCACGGCATCGAACCGGTTATCACACTGTCTCACTTCGAAATGCCTTTCCATCTGGTCACGGAATACGGCGGCTGGCGCAACCGTAAGCTGATCGACTTCTTCGTTCGTTTCGCAAAAGTGGTTTTCCAGCGCTACCAGCATAAGGTGAAGTACTGGATGACCTTCAACGAGATCAACAACCAGGCCAACTTCCACGAAGACTTTGCCCCGTTCACCAACTCGGGGCTGAAGTACGCGCCGGGTGAAGACCGCGAGCCGGTGATGTTCCAGGCGGCGCACTATGAGCTGGTGGCCAGCGCCCTGGCGGTGAAGGCGGGGCGGGAGATTAACCCGTCGCTGCAGATCGGCTGCATGATTGCCATGTGTCCTATCTATCCGCTGACCTGCGCGCCGGACGATATGATGATGGCGATGAACGCGATGCACCGCCGCTACTGGTTCACCGACGTGCACGTGCGCGGCAGGTACCCGCAGCATCTGCTCAACTACTTCGAACGTCGCGGCTTCGCGCTGGATATTACCGAAGAAGATAAAGCGGCGCTGGCGCAGGGCTGCGTGGACTACATCGGGTTCAGCTACTATATGTCCTTCGCTACCAAGGCGACGCCGGATAACCCGCAGCTGGATTACGACGAGAGCAAGAGCCTGGTCTCTAACCCGTACGTGCAAAAATCCGACTGGGGCTGGCAGATTGACCCGGTGGGGCTTCGCTACTCCCTCAACTGGTTCTGGGATCACTACCAGCTGCCGCTGTTTATCGTTGAGAACGGCTTTGGCGCGATCGACGTGCAGGAGAGCGACGGCACGGTGAACGACCAGTACCGAATTGACTACCTGGCCGCCCACATTCGCGAGATGAAAAAAGCGGTGGTGGAAGATGGCGTCGACCTGATGGGCTACACCCCGTGGGGCTGTATCGACCTGGTGTCTGCCGGAACGGGCGAAATGAAAAAACGCTACGGCTTTATCTTTGTGGATAAAGACAATGAAGGGAACGGCACGCTGAACCGCAGTAAGAAGAAATCGTTCGGCTGGTATAAGCAGGTGATTGCGAGCAACGGCGATAACCTGTAA